Part of the Vibrio celticus genome, ATCGAAAGGCTGTTTACTGATGAGTAAATAGCCTTTTTATTGCCGCTAGCGAAAGAGCTAATGGCTGACTCATAAACTATTCTATGTAAGTGAAACCGTCTCCAGCACATAAAAAATCCCCCTTACTGAGTAAGAGGGATTCGATATGGGCAAGTTATATCCTAAAAGGCTAAGCGATTAGTCTGTGCCGTATTCTTTGTACAAACGACGACATGCGCGGCCATCGCTGTGGAACAGGTGACAACGGTGCGCTGGAATACCAATCGCCAACTTGTCACCTGATTCGATTGTTAACGTGTCTGGCTGACGATAGATAACATCAGCATCGGCACTTTCAAGGTTTAGGTAAACCTGAGTTTCGTTACCTAGTTTCTCTACCATCATCACGTCAGCTTCAATCGTCGCGTCACCTGCTTCAGCAGACATCAAGTGTTCAGGGCGAATACCCAGGGACATGCGATCGCCGGCATTAACCGTCGTCCCGTCAACAGGAATCCAGAAAGTCATGCCATTAGAAAGTTGTACCAATACGCGTTCTGCTTCAGCTTGCTCGATGTGTACCGACATGAAGTTCATCTTCGGTGAGCCAATAAAGCCAGCAACGAAACGGTTTTGAGGGTAGTGGTAAAGGTCAAGCGGCTTACCGACTTGAGATACATAACCACCATCAAGAACAACGATCTTATCCGCCATTGTCATCGCTTCCACTTGGTCGTGGGTAACGTAGATCATGGTACAACCCAGTTGACGTTGTAGCTTGGTGATTTGCGAACGCATTTGAACGCGTAGTGCAGCATCTAGGTTTGATAGAGGCTCATCAAGTAGGAATACGTTTGGTTGAGAAACCAGAGTACGACCAATCGCAACACGTTGACGTTGACCACCAGAAAGCGCTTTAGGTTGTCGCTCAAGAAGGTGACCAAGCTGAAGGATTTCTGCAGCATGTTCAACACGTTTGTCGATCTCAGCTTTATTTGCGTTTGCTAGCTTAAGACCGAAAGACATGTTGTCGTAAAGGTTAAGGTGAGGGTAAAGCGCGTACGATTGGAATACCATACCCACGCCACGCTTTGACGGTTCAACGTCATTCATGCGTTGGTCGCCAATGTACAAATCACCAGACGTAATGTCTTCTAAACCTGCGATACAACGTAATAGTGTCGATTTACCACAACCTGATGGTCCAACGAATACTACGAATTCACCTTCGTTGATGTCTAAGGTTACGTCCTTAGAAATCTGTACATCACCATATGATTTATAAACGTTTTTTAACGTGACACTCGCCATCTAGCTTGTCCTCGATCGATCAAATTTTAAGTTTTACTGCTTATCATTATAAGAAATTTTTGGGTCAGCAGTAACTGTAGGAATTGGTAAGTATTGAGTGAGTAAGAAAAAAAGTGGGTGAGACTTGGCTTCTTTAACCAAGCCCACCCGTCATAGCCAAACTGATGCCCATTTCCCCCACATCGAGCTAAACCTCCCCCGTGATTCAATCACAGATTTAGCTCGATGCTAATATAAGACACCAGCGGGCAGTGAAGCCAACTAAATGAACAATGCGTCAACGCATAACACTTGCCGGTAAAGGGTTCTTACTATCCACTCTTGGATGAATGCAGTTTCGGTGAAATGGCGTAAGGGTACATCCTCCTAATGGAAAATTAACTAGGGGGAGTAGGAGGGGAGGAGTAGATAAATGGGGTTATCCTCAATTGGCGATCCAGTTCAAATAAATCCACCACGTAACGGTGATGTGGATCACGATGAGTATACACTTTGTGACTTCGCTCTCTAATCTGACCGGATGACGATCACGAAATTAAGCCATAATAGCTAGGGCGTAGTGGCTAGGATGATGAGCTGTCATCGATTTTCTCAGATCATAACCTCCGAAAACTGGCTCGTCTTAATTGAATGCGCCCTACGTATAAATATAAAAAGGATATTGACATGAAAAACGCTCTAAGCGCTGTAGCTCTAGGCACAATAGTAGCTCTGGGTTCATTTGGTGCAAACGCTGCTATCGAAGAAGGTCAACTAACTATTTGGGTTGGTGGCGACAAAGCTTATGAAGGAATGGCTGAAGTAGGTAAACGTTTCGAAGAAGATACTGGCGTTAAAGTAACAGTAGCTTTCCCAGATAAACTAGAAGAGAAATTCTCTCAAGTAGCAGCAGCTGGTGACGGCCCAGACATGATCTTCTACGCTCACGACCGTTTTGGTGGTTTTGCAGAAGCGGGTCTTCTTGCTGATATCAAACCTTCTAAAGAAACTAAAGAAGGTATCGTAGACTTCGCATGGGACGCTGTTTCATACGAAGGTAAAACAATCGCATACCCTGTTGCTGTTGAGTCAGTTTCTCTAATTTATAACAAAGCGCTTGTTCCTAACCCACCTAAGTCTTGGGAAGAAATTCCAGCACTTAACGCTGAGCTTCAAAAAGACGGCAAAAAAGCAATCATGTGGCCTCTACGTGGCGGCGCGTACTTCACATGGCCTCTACTAGCAGCTGACGGCGGTTACGCATTCAAACAAACTGCTGAAGGTTACGATATTAAAGATGCGGGCGTAGCGACTGACGGTGTTCAGAAGTCTCTAGGTTTCATCGAGAAGATGGTACAAGACAAAGTTATCTCTGCCGATATGGATTACTCAGTAGCTGAGTCTGAGTTTGTTGCAGGTAACGTTGCAATGACAATCAACGGTCCTTGGGGCTGGGCAAACATTGAGAAAGCTGGCGTAGACTACGGTGTAGCAACACTGCCTAAGTTTAACGGTAAAGCGTCTAAGCCTTTCGTTGGTGTATGGGCAGGTGGTATCAGTACTGCTTCTCCAAACCGCGACCTAGCTGTTGAGTTCATGGAAAACTACCTACTAACAGATGAAGGTATGAAAACCTTGAACGATGACAAGCCACTTGGTGCTGTTGCTCTTAACTCTTTCCAACGTCAACTAGACAGCGATACACGTATTGCAGCAACAATGGACAACGCGATGAACGGTGAAATCATGCCTAACATCCCTCAGTTCACAACGTTCTGGTACAGCATGGAAGAAGCGATCGGTAACGTAGTTGACGGTCGTCAATCTGTTGATCAAGCACTCGACGCTGCTGAAGCTCGTATGACTAAGTAATAATAAAGCATTACCTTTTAAGGAGGGGGTAACCTCTCCTTACTTTTCTATTTTTATATCTCGTTAGCAGGTTCCTCTATGCAGTCAGTTCAAGGTTCAGATGCGATCCCGGCACCATCAAGCCTTCCAGGCAGTAAAAGCGTCTTCATCAAATGGGGGTTGCTTGGTAGTGTTGGTTTAATTAACGGCTACGCTACAATTTTAATGTATTCTCGCGGTGAGCTCGCATTTGCGCTGCTTACGGTGATCTTAACGGCTTTGGCACTTTACATTTTTGGCAGTAAGAAAACTTACGCCCACCGTTACATTTACCCAGGTATTGCCGGAATGATCTTGTTCATTCTTTTCCCATTGGCATACACCGTAGGGCTTGCGTTTACTAACTACAGCGCAAAAAACCAGCTTTCTTTAGAGCGTACTCAAACCGTTCTTTTAGACCGTTCATTCCAAAGCGGTGAAAGTTACCCATTTACTTTGTACGAAACAGATGACGGTCACCAGATCGTAGTGAAAGATGGCGACCAGCTGTTGGCAACTGACGTATTTTCTTTAGAAGGTATGACAGCAACAGAGATGGACCTATCAGCAATCGAGTCTGCGCAAGGTGAAAAAGAGAAGATCAAAGCGATCATCCAAAACCGCTCAGCGATCAGTGGTGTTGATTTCCATCTGCCAAACGGTGATGACATCCGCATGAGTGGCTTACGTAAGTTTGCTGCTGTTGCTCCGCTTTACACTCTTCAGGACGACGGTGAAACGCTATACAACAATGAATCTGGCGAAACCTTGAAGCCAAACATGGAAGTTGGTTTCTATCAACCAGTTGATGATAAAGGTGAGTTTACGGGTAACACCATCTCTCCAGGTTTTGTTGTAGAAATCGGAACAGCTAACTTCGAACGTGTTTGGAAAGATGACGGCATTAAAGAACCGTTTATTAGCATCTTTATATGGACGGTTGTGTTCTCGATTTGTACTGTCGCCTTCACACTTGCGATTGGTTTGATTCTGGCGAACGTTGTGCAATGGGAAGAGCTGAAAGGCCGCGCAGTTTACCGTGTTCTGCTGATTTTGCCTTACGCCGTACCAGCGTTTATCTCGATTCTTATCTTTAAGGGTCTATTCAACCAAAGCTTTGGTGAGATCAACATGGTGCTTGAGAGTATCTTTGGTTTAAGTCCTAACTGGTTCTCAGACCCGATTCTTGCAAAAACCATGGTGTTGATTGTTAACACATGGCTAGGTTTCCCTTACATGATGATTCTATGTATGGGTCTACTAAAAGCGATTCCTGAAGACTTGTACGAAGCATCAGCGATTGATGGTGCGAACTTCATTGATAACTTCAAGCGCATTACGTTCCCATTGATGATTAAACCGCTTACACCGCTATTGATTGCAGCGTTTGCCTTTAACTTCAACAACTTTGTAATGATTCAACTATTGACGAACGGTGGCCCGAACATGATTGGTACTTCTGAGCCAGCGGGTTACACAGACTTGCTTGTAAGTTACACGTACCGAATTGCATTCGAAGGCGGCGGCGGTCAAGACTTCGGTCTAGCAAGTGCCATCGCAACGCTTATCTTCCTATTGGTTGGTGCACTAGCGTTACTAAACCTTCGTTTCACTAAACTGACTCAAGATTAAGGAGCACGACAATGGCTATGGTACAAGGTAAAGGCCTTAAATACCGACTATGGGCAACGCATTTTGCGCTGTGGTGCTTCTTAGCGCTGATTATTTTTCCACTGTTAATGATTATTGCTATCTCATTCCGTGAAGGTAACTTCGCAACCGGTAGCTTGATTCCAGATAACCCATCTTTGGAACACTGGAAGCTAGCATTAGGTATGTCAGTGACGAATGCTGATGGCTCGGTAACGCCACCTCCGTTTCCAGTACTGACTTGGTTATGGAATTCAATAAAAGTAGCAGGTATTACCTCTATTTTAATTGTGGCACTGTCTACAACATCGGCTTACGCATTTGCTCGTATGCGCTTCAAAGGTAAAGAAACTATCCTGAAAGCGATGATGATTTTCCAAATGTTCCCAGCAGTACTCGCTCTAGTAGCAATCTACGCGCTGTTTGACAAACTTGGTCAATACA contains:
- the malE gene encoding maltose/maltodextrin ABC transporter substrate-binding protein MalE — translated: MKNALSAVALGTIVALGSFGANAAIEEGQLTIWVGGDKAYEGMAEVGKRFEEDTGVKVTVAFPDKLEEKFSQVAAAGDGPDMIFYAHDRFGGFAEAGLLADIKPSKETKEGIVDFAWDAVSYEGKTIAYPVAVESVSLIYNKALVPNPPKSWEEIPALNAELQKDGKKAIMWPLRGGAYFTWPLLAADGGYAFKQTAEGYDIKDAGVATDGVQKSLGFIEKMVQDKVISADMDYSVAESEFVAGNVAMTINGPWGWANIEKAGVDYGVATLPKFNGKASKPFVGVWAGGISTASPNRDLAVEFMENYLLTDEGMKTLNDDKPLGAVALNSFQRQLDSDTRIAATMDNAMNGEIMPNIPQFTTFWYSMEEAIGNVVDGRQSVDQALDAAEARMTK
- the malK gene encoding maltose/maltodextrin ABC transporter ATP-binding protein MalK; its protein translation is MASVTLKNVYKSYGDVQISKDVTLDINEGEFVVFVGPSGCGKSTLLRCIAGLEDITSGDLYIGDQRMNDVEPSKRGVGMVFQSYALYPHLNLYDNMSFGLKLANANKAEIDKRVEHAAEILQLGHLLERQPKALSGGQRQRVAIGRTLVSQPNVFLLDEPLSNLDAALRVQMRSQITKLQRQLGCTMIYVTHDQVEAMTMADKIVVLDGGYVSQVGKPLDLYHYPQNRFVAGFIGSPKMNFMSVHIEQAEAERVLVQLSNGMTFWIPVDGTTVNAGDRMSLGIRPEHLMSAEAGDATIEADVMMVEKLGNETQVYLNLESADADVIYRQPDTLTIESGDKLAIGIPAHRCHLFHSDGRACRRLYKEYGTD
- the malG gene encoding maltose ABC transporter permease MalG, translating into MAMVQGKGLKYRLWATHFALWCFLALIIFPLLMIIAISFREGNFATGSLIPDNPSLEHWKLALGMSVTNADGSVTPPPFPVLTWLWNSIKVAGITSILIVALSTTSAYAFARMRFKGKETILKAMMIFQMFPAVLALVAIYALFDKLGQYIPFLGLNTHGGLIFSYLGGIALHVWTIKGYFETIDNSLEEAAALDGATPWQAFRLVLLPLSVPILAVVFILSFIGVVGEVPVASILLSDVNSYTLAVGMQQYLYPQNYLWGDFAAAAVLSALPITIVFLLAQRWLVGGLTAGGVKG
- the malF gene encoding maltose ABC transporter permease MalF, whose protein sequence is MQSVQGSDAIPAPSSLPGSKSVFIKWGLLGSVGLINGYATILMYSRGELAFALLTVILTALALYIFGSKKTYAHRYIYPGIAGMILFILFPLAYTVGLAFTNYSAKNQLSLERTQTVLLDRSFQSGESYPFTLYETDDGHQIVVKDGDQLLATDVFSLEGMTATEMDLSAIESAQGEKEKIKAIIQNRSAISGVDFHLPNGDDIRMSGLRKFAAVAPLYTLQDDGETLYNNESGETLKPNMEVGFYQPVDDKGEFTGNTISPGFVVEIGTANFERVWKDDGIKEPFISIFIWTVVFSICTVAFTLAIGLILANVVQWEELKGRAVYRVLLILPYAVPAFISILIFKGLFNQSFGEINMVLESIFGLSPNWFSDPILAKTMVLIVNTWLGFPYMMILCMGLLKAIPEDLYEASAIDGANFIDNFKRITFPLMIKPLTPLLIAAFAFNFNNFVMIQLLTNGGPNMIGTSEPAGYTDLLVSYTYRIAFEGGGGQDFGLASAIATLIFLLVGALALLNLRFTKLTQD